From Camelina sativa cultivar DH55 chromosome 5, Cs, whole genome shotgun sequence:
tttaaatcatacattattacatcagtatatatatatatatgtgtgtaaatttacatgattattaatttacgatattatttaaatcatattttacatggaaatttcaaaaaaaaatattatcttatcaaattttggtattttttacACTATTTCGACTAGGAACtagcaaattttattaatttataagatttattaaattgtaaaagtttaaatatatttctgaTTTTACTCTTTACTGTACATTTTGTAACTGTTATACTCCTAAAACTAGTATAATTTCCCGCATCTAGAGGTCTATTAAGATGTATATCGATTGAATCCGTTTTAAATCCGTAGGTAgccataaaaatatattaatatgaaaatgTATTAATAAAAAGATAGTAGTTATACGATTTATAGCAATGTGTATGTATAGACATGAGAATATATTAATAGTTGTGGATAAGTATGTTTAAGGAAACCAACGTAATAATTTATGGAACTTTAggtaaaacacacaatattttAGTGTGAATCATATCAGGGCCGGTCCATAGGGCAATCAACTCAAGCAAAGGATTAGGgcatcaaaaaaaattagggcattttttgtaaaattattatagagtttttatatatatctaaagatttttacaaaaatgtggACTTTAATATAAGTGCAAATCATAGTTTTTGAGGTTAAttgttagttttagttttgattttttccattttgaggTTAATAGTTTACTTTGTTAAACTATTAGATAAATCTTTTCATCAAAActaatgttttgattttgatttgtgttaataaattttcaaaacactaAACATAAAGTCTTATATAccattagttataattttttggtaatatataaaagggCATGTTTTTTAGTTCGGCATAGGGCACTAATAAATGTCGGACCGACACTGAATCATATTATATTAAGCAAATAGTAGAAACTAAACTCTAAACTGAAAGAAAATTATCTAAAGTTTACCCTATATAGATCAGTCGTTATGTTCTAATATGTAGAATTAGCAAACTCGTGGTTAAAAAATAGTCTTTCACTTTTTTTGCACATGAAATAGAAGAATATTATGGCCATTGACTTATTTCATGAAGGTAGGTTATTTGCCAATTTTGTCTAATGtctaaaataacaaaaaacgaATATTAATTCCAATGCAAATACGAAAtcggacaaaaaaaattgtagataactttaaaataattaaatatggaAATGAATCAATGATAATGTAATTAGTCCTTGTGGGAGATTGTGTGCGGTTACAACTTTTAGGaaaatatttgatgaaaataaataCTGTTGAATACGGAGAATCTCATATCATATGATATTAACATAACATACatagaaacatataaatttcaattatatcaaatgcaaaaaaaggtaaaatgtAGTAATGTACACAAGATATGACTTTGGGGTGATCAAAACAAACCTTCAAAGTTACATATAAAACGAAACGCTTATGAATAAAAGggtttaaaatataaaagtggTCCGCGAACGACGCCGTTTGGAGCCTGTTGtgttccgttttttttttttttttttacttctggcCATCACCTTCGGACACAAAACGTGAAAtctgaatctctctctttcgcTGTCCGATTCCGACAGATagacagaggaagagaagggCGCGAAACacagcgagagagagagagagagagagagagatacaaggAAGGAAGGACGATCCAGGTATGGAGGATCCTTCGAATCCAAAATCAAACCAGAGCAATCTCCCACAATGCCTTCCTCTAACCGCCTCAGCTCCGACGTCTGCTCCATTTCGTGGTCCGTACCACCGTAGAGCACATTCAGAGGTTCAATTCCGTCTCCCTGAAGATCTGGATCTCTCTGAACCATTCGGAGGATTCGACGAGCTCGGATCCGAAGATGACCTCTTCTGCTCATACATGGACATTGAGAAACttggatccggatccggatccgcTTCAGATTCGGCTGGTCCATCAGCTCCTAGGTCCGATAACCCGTTTTCAGCTGAAAACGGAGGAGCAGAGGCTGGGAATTCGAGACCTAGACACAGACACAGCCTCTCCGTTGATGGGTCTTCGACTTTGGAATCAATTGAGGCCAAGAAAGCTATGGCTCCTGATAAACTCGCCGAGCTTTGGGTCGTCGACCCTAAGAGAGCTAAAAGGTTTCATCTTTATTCCCAAAAATTAAATCTTGTTCCTTTTAGATCgttaacaacaatttttttatgcTATAGTTTACAATTCGCGGGGAAAAGGTGGTTTCTTTATGACATTTATCTGATGAATGTGTATCTTTTGATGTTGATGTGATGCCATTTaggtgttctttttttttttgcctggTTACGTGTGTTACCAAGCAACCTTTTGTTTTGACTATGATCTCGAATCTTAACGATAACTGAATTTTAACTGAAATTTAGTTATAGCTTCTACTATGctacttttttggttttaaggtCTTTCTGGTTGGGAGAGAGATCATGAGGGACCCATAAGTATgcttttttgtgtttaaatcCCAAGTTTGAGTTTTGTGGGAATGCGTCTCTTTCATGATGATTTGATGGCCCCTCAACTAAATTCTTTTGGACTAGCTTTTGTTTGATTGGTCGTTTCAAGCTTGTTTTTCACTTCCTGTGTGGTTAGAGATCCTGTCTAATGATGAACTTTTTGAATCTTTAACATTCAAACTTTTGAGATGATctcttttttacattttctttagtAGTCAACTATTTGGAATTGAAAGTTATAGTTTCAATTCAAGTGGTTTTGGTTCGGAAAAAAGTTTGGGGATTAGCTTTGTTTAGGTTCTGATCTGTCTCAATGGGGTTAAGGGACGTTATCCATGTAATCTTGGAGTGAACCTGGTAATGGTCACTATTAATTGCATGACTGGTCTTGTGACTTATTCTAACAAATATGCCTGCCATAATAGAGTGGAAACATTCTGCATTCGCTATTAATTGATACTCAAATTGTCTAATCCTGTCTCGTGCACTATGTGCAGGATAATTGCTAATAGACAGTCTGCTGCTCGTTCGAAAGAGAGGAAGGCTCGATATATCTTGGAGCTCGAGAGGAAAGTTCAGACTTTGCAAACTGAAGCTACTACCCTTTCAGCACAATTGTCTTTGTTCCAGGTTTTTTATTACAAACTTTAATACTTTATCTGCAGTAACATTCTCTTCTTTGCACTCAGTTTCTCACCTACTGCCTAATAACTTGCTTCTTACAGAGAGACACAACTGGTTTATCGTCTGAGAATACAGAGCTCAAGCTTCGTTTACAGGTCATGGAACAACAAGCTAAGTTGCGAGATGGTATGTATTTCTCTCCTTCCCTCcttttatatgattgtttgggttttgaaagtcaTGTATTGATGATTCTTCACTACACAGCACTGAACGACCAACTGAAGAAGGAAGTTGAGAGGCTGAAATTCGCAACAGGAGAAGTGTCACCCGCTGATGCTTATAACCTCGGAATGGCACACATGCAATATCAGCACCAACCACAACAATCCTACTATCAACATCATCAGCAACAAACCGATGCTCAAAACCTGCAACAGATGACTCATCAGTTTCATCTCTTCcaaccaaacaacaaccaaaaccaGAACACATCCTCTCGCCAAAACCCTCCCACAAATCATCAGCTTATGCATCACGCTACTTCTAATGCCCCGGCTCAATCTCATTCCTATTCAGAAACAATGCAAGAAGACCCTCTTGGCCGGTTACAGGGGCTTGACATTAGCAGCTGTGGCAGAGGCTCAAACTTTGGTAGGTCTGACACCGTCAGTGAAAGCAGCAGCACTATGTGAGGCTGCCTTTTTCCATTTTCCAGATTCCCCTTTTGTCGATAAACCTATTCTTTTGCTCTCCCTTGAAAATCTTTAGCTAAAAAAGGTAACATCTCCGTGACCGTCTGATTCATTTTTTAATCCTGTAAAACTGGTTTCTTTTTGGGGGTTTTGGGGTTTCAACTTTAGAGACCACAGGTGTTTTAACTTGTCTGATTTCTCTGTTTCCTGATTCATCTTGTTCTTCTGGGGGAGCTACTCAAGTATAACCAGAtcctttttttctgtttctttatgtTGTATTACTTCCCTTAGTTGCTTCTATAATCATCCTTGTAATTGATGGTTGAATctggatttggattttgaatttgGCTTTGGGTGAAACCCGATCagaaagtgtttttgttttgcagtcTCCTACATCACTTTGTGTTATTTTCGTTTCcagtaaatttattttaagtaaACGTACAAAGTTCCAGTTACTTTTGCTTCAAGCATAAGTTTTTCAAGACTCCCATAAGAACCCTAATGTCTGAATTCACTTTTCTTAAACCGCACTAGAGTTTAACTGATATAATAAACCAGTATCTTTCAGGGagattttgaataataaaaatcCCACACTAAGCATAGGAATTAAAGCAGAATTACGTGTTAAACCACTCACTAAACCATGTCAAATCAGAAAACTACATGAACCGAACTAGCCATGTTGAGGCCACTTAAGAGGTACCCTATCtaccaaacaacaaaattaaatactCACATGAGAATTTCTCAACTCTATCTTcagaaaaaaacttaagaacACTTGATGAAGTTTATGTATCTTGTGTCGGCTATTAGATTGGAATGACGTTCTCTTTGGACAATGACCATTCTTCAGGCACGTAATTATGGACAGTCCCAACAGTTTTGGGGCAACAAGTAGACAAAAACCTTGTGATGGTTACTTAAAGCGTGGTCCctttagttttcttttgctACATTTTGGATAGACTCACGTGTTTTGTGGATACAATTCAACAGTGTTTTGCTTCGATTGATACTTTGCTCTTATCCAGCTTCAGAGTAGATGAGTGTCTGCATTGGCACTGAATGTGGTcgaaattttattgtattgaaaAAATTACTGTAACAAAGAACTTAGAGCAACCTTTTAGCTAATATTAAATAGATGAACTCATGAACCACCTAAAGATTCTTTGTCAAGAAAATCTTACTCAAAAGAAGACGGTAGTTTACAAAAGTAAAGCTAATCCCACTGTCAGATAATTTATATcataaatcttcttcttcttcttgatgaaaaactatttttatatttatcccTAAAAGCATAGTGATTTTTGTAAGTTGTTATAATTgtatcataaatatatacatcTATGAATATATCATGTACATCTATCTGCCTGCAAATTTGATTatttcacataaaacaaaatttatgtgaAGTTGTATATGGTGATTTTCGGTCagtcaaaaatattaatatgagttagtaaaatattaacaaatgatttttttttaatcaaaatttaacttCTTAGAAGGGTTTGAGTTAACCTAATTCTGCTTTGTTTAATTTACCTTTTTCCAAAAACCAGTGTAAATAACATTGAATTTTGTGATATTGATGTCGTATGTTATCAATTATTATCACTCATGTTTACATTTACGTATTGTATattggaaagaagaaaaaaacggtgcttcaaatttttttattaaaataatcctAAATTTGCCAAACATATATAGTACTGTAGTTTTCATACAAAATCCTTGTTTGTTCTGCCGAGAATCAAAatacatttctatattttaggGAATCACGGAGTAACCTATATATGGCTGCGTTTTACTTGATGACATTATAGGCATAGACGCATAACGGCATAAGAATAGAGAGAGATACATCATACATGAGAGTAACTAATTAACTAACAGGATGTATAAAGGGACCAAGAAATTGACGTATCAGAAAATTGCGTGAGAGCCTTTAAACGTTAGAAAGTCTTTGCATGTGCTTGTAACATGGTAGGGGCCATCTACTGACCCGCCTACTATTTAAAATGTCTTACTGGTCTGTATGGTGGTCAATCCAGGTAATATTAAGTAGAGCTAAGCATGACAATATTCACACAAATATTCCTAATGAAACccttaaaaactaaaaatattccaaattgtTATGAAAgtagagtttagggataaagctcttgtgtTTCTTATTGATAATTCCCAAggattacatgcatatatatagtagattacAAAGCTTAGGGTTAGACCGACTAAAGAGTTAATGGCCGAGTAAGGCTTCGGCCCATGGGCCGAAGCTATATGGACTGAGTAAAGCCTATGGACCGAGACTCCATAGCTTAGTACATGGGCCGGTCNNNNNNNNNNNNNNNNNNNNNNNNNNNNNNNNNNNNNNNNNNNNNNNNNNNNNNNNNNNNNNNNNNNNNNNNNNNNNNNNNNNNNNNNNNNNNNNNNNNNNNNNNNNNNNNNNNNNNNNNNNNNNNNNNNNNNNNNNNNNNNNNNNNNNNNNNNNNNNNNNNNNNNNNNNNNNNNNNNNNNNNNNNNNNNNNNNNNNNNNNNNNNNNNNNNNNNNNNNNNNNNNNNNNNNNNNNNNNNNNNNNNNNNNNNNNNNNNNNNNNNNNNNNNNNNNNNNNNNNNNNNNNNNNNNNNNNNNNNNNNNNNNNNNNNNNNNNNNNNNNNNNNNNNNNNNNNNNNNNNNNNNNNNNNNNNNNNNNNNNNNNNNNNNNNNNNNNNNNNNNNNNNNNNNNNNNNNNNNNNNNNNNNNNNNNNNNNNNNNNNNNNNNNNNNNNNNNNNNNNNNNNNNNNNNNNNNNNNNNNNNNNNNNNNNNNNNNNNNNNNNNNNNNNNNNNNNNNNNNNNNNNNNNNNNNNNNNNNNNNNNNNNNNNNNNNNNNNNNNNNNNNNNNNNNNNNNNNNNNNNNNNNNNNNNNNNNNNNNNNNNNNNNNNNNNNNNNNNNNNNNNNNNNNNNNNNNNNNNNNNNNNNNNNNNNNNNNNNNNNNNNNNNNNNNNNNNNNNNNNNNNNNNNNNNNNNNNNNNNNNNNNNNNNNNNNNNNNNNNNNNNNNNNNNNNNNNNNNNNNNNNNNNNNNNNNNNNNNNNNNNNNNNNNNNNNNNNNNNNNNNNNNNNNNNNNNNNNNNNNNNNNNNNNNNNNNNNNNNNNNNNNNNNNNNNNNNNNNNNNNNNNNNNNNNNNNNNNNNNNNNNNNNNNNNNNNNNNNNNNNNNNNNNNNNNNNNNNNNNNNNNNNNNNNNNNNNNNNNNNNNNNNNNNNNNNNNNNNNNNNNNNNNNNNNNNNNNNNNNNNNNNNNNNNNNNNNNNNNNNNNNNNNNNNNNNNNNNNNNNNNNNNNNNNNNNNNNNNNNNNNNNNNNNNNNNNNNNNNNNNNNNNNNNNNNNNNNNNNNNNNNNCTCATGTGTTATCCGTGTGATCGGACCAAacacctttctcttcttcaaagagtTTAGCTCCACATCAATAGCTTCTTGCCATTTAGGCCAttctttgctttgagtgcactctagtATAGATGTGGGCTCTAAATCCTCATTTagttcaagtgctaccttgtatgcgaAAATATCATCGACGTCGATATCCTTACGGTTCCAAGTAAtcccagacatgatataattgatcgATATCTCATCGTTATCAATATTCTCAGGACCTagaggttcagcgtcctgaaccCCACCCGGTACCTTAtcatttgccgcggccatgtctgtgCTCTCGGTAATTCCCTTAGCCTCGGTCTGACATGCACCTCTTTTACTCTTCCgaggattcttatctttggaacctaacgGTCTACCCCGTTTCAAACGTGGcgtagactctgtagcaacttgaatATTGTGTTCcctctgaacatcaatacgtactggtgcattacaagctgatatgtacgattttgtcactctctttgggtcagcaaaggaatctggcaattgattagctaacTGCTGAAGATGTACAATCTtctgaacctctgcatcacatgctagagttcgaggatcttgccaatttaaggatgtttgattccatgtcaGTTCCTTTACCAGCTTGTTGGTCTCACCACCCACTACagggaattcggactcaataaattgacaatccgcgtatctggccttgaACAGGTCTCCTGTCAGTGGCTCGAGATACTTTAtgatggtgggagactcatatccaacatatattcccatcctcctctgAGGTCCCATCTTTATTCTCTTGTGATGATGCATTTcatacataaacggcacacccgaatatctttagatgggatatgtctggctcctGACCCGTTAGTAATTGGGAATATTTattctcactagatggcctgatgcgtataagctctacTGCATGTAATACcgtgtgtccccaagccgacactagaagcttcgacctcattagTAATGGTCAAGCAATACGTTTAATAAGGGATTCATCTAATCCATTCTCTGTATGTTCATGTGCCACAGGGTGGTCCACACttccccccatggacataccagtattattaaacgcttgggatatATGCTCACCAGTATTATTAcggcttacgcatcatgttaggacccggatggccaatccagtcatgccataaagtgaattattgaacatcttgttcatttATCATTCTGTGCTTTGCCAATTTAGCCtttatcatgttaatcttagcatggtataaaccagaggctagtgcaggtatagtctctagggccttcttttgtccttttacattttctgtaatgtataggaattcTCTAGTCCCTTCACACTTGGTTTccacatgataaccatttaatcttatatctttaaagctcaacaAGTTTCTCTtggagctgggtgaatataaggcatcactcAATTCTATGTGTGTTCCCTTAGGTAACAACacgtgagcctggccgtagccctcTATAAGATTTGCTATACCCGCTTATCtttgctaatattggcattttcaaaattatgtggtTTAATCCACTATCTACCACACTTACTTTCTTGTCCTTAGCCATTTCCAATAATGGACAAGAATTTAAACCAcaatagaaattaaaccaaagctATATTTAGGCAACCAGAAATCTCATAATTtaattggtcatcattctcatggccAAATTTCCTTTACCATCGAGATGCACCAAAATTAGTTTCTGGATTcttttcaaattctcttgatagagattaATTAGATGTTTAGGAGTCATGCATGTCTTTATCCAATGGTTCTCCATACCATATCTATgacaagtggacttggtcttatgttgcggtttgaaaTGACCCGCGGCCTTTCCCCCCGACCACGGCCGAAGCCTAATCGGTTTCTACGGCCTTGACCATCATAATTATGCCTTTGGTAAgtcccacgaccaggaccaccatGTCCACTTCTTCCTCGGCCACGGCCACTCTTGTCCCTACGGACATAGTTAGACTCATTGGTCTCTTTTGGCTCTATAGGCTCTTGAGGATTTTTCTTAGTCATATAAACCTTGTGGGCTTCATTGCACTTTTCATCAATAAtatctcattgttttgctcatcTAGCATTAAACAAGAGTTTTAGGTCTGCGTAGGTTTAAAAACCTTTCTCGCGATATTGCTGCTGGAGCACAATGAAAtgttgagaatgtcttctccAACAATTCCTTCTCAATGAACCtagtaccacacaaccttaggattgagacaatctttaaaagctctgagttatactcatccaggGACTTGAAGTCCTGGTTCCTTAGGTTTTCtaatcgaattgagcctttggtaggagcaccatctTGTGGTGTCCTATATTTGCTTttaagctctgtccaaaggtcaatagGGTAATCTATTGTGAGGTACTGGTTTTCTATTCTCTCAGCAAGATAATTGTTTGATGTCTATATTTTCTTAGTGCAATCATTATAATCAACAATATACTCACATAGGTCCTTTAAAATATATGACATGCATCAtatcattagcatgcggtattagCTCCCGTTACCATGCAAATAGGTCATGCGGATTTGCCCCCGTTACCATGCCTTTAATTTGTTCATAGGCCATGTTAAAACATGCCTTGCCTTTCTTGTAATTTTCGGCTTTGGTGTGTAGgacatgcgatatttgagatcgaaccatgccttaggccatgcgatatttaagatcgaaccatgccttCAATCAATAGgacatgcgatatttgagatcgaaccatgccCTATCTTTGCTTATATTTTCGTGGTCTAATCTATGCACACAagacaacaaaactaaatagcATGCAATAGTTTCCTTTTCTTATAATctagaaattttcctttttcttaacttttccttttctaaataggaaattaaacaaaaacgtTTAGGGACCTAGACTTTCTCTAGGATCCCGATTTTTAATtaggttttagggttcttatgcaacCTAAATTTACAGGAAAATTCTATTGCTAAAATCGATCAATAATACCCTATACCAAATTCGATTTCTAGTATGCATGCAATTTCAAGTTTTAAACATCCTAGAACAATCAGATTAATATCTCTCTTATGATATTCGAATTTAACAGTttagttctaggttcttatgcatcaatcaatcaagcaaTAATAAGCAATCATTCAACCGGATTTAAGCTTGATATATCTTTGGTGCAAttcacaaacaatctaacaatcctatgtGACCGGTTTTAGAGTTTTATAGGATTAGATatcttaagatttgtttgttgtgcACTTGGATGTTTTAGGGTTCAATAGTTTTAGATCCAAGTTCGATTATGGTTCTAAGAGAGTTTTGATCTTGTTTACCTTTCACCAATTAGGGGTTGACTGGaattgatctgggagctaaagacctcagatatacCTTTGATTTCTGATCATGAACCTCGGACCCCGTACTGCTCTTGTCCGGATCTCGTACTGCTCTCGTCCGGAATCTCGCACTGCTCTCGTCCGGAATCTCGCACCGCTCTCGTCCGGAATTTCATACCGCTCTCGTCCGGAATTTCGTACCGCTCTCGTCCGGATACGTCTAGGAACCGCGAACCTCGATCGGACCTCGATCATCACCGAGAGATTTCGACTATCGCCGAGGATTTGAACTATCGCCGAGGATTTTGAACTATCGCCGAGGAATATGGACTATCATCGAGAGTTCTTCGAGGCAAGGGGATAaatctcgaagaagaagaagaaaggcggtttagggttttggaatcGGCGGCGGCTCTAGGGTTTTTAGGGctagaggctatcgtgctgataaatTGTTATGAAAgtagagtttagggataaagctcttgtgtT
This genomic window contains:
- the LOC104785337 gene encoding transcription factor RF2b-like is translated as MEDPSNPKSNQSNLPQCLPLTASAPTSAPFRGPYHRRAHSEVQFRLPEDLDLSEPFGGFDELGSEDDLFCSYMDIEKLGSGSGSASDSAGPSAPRSDNPFSAENGGAEAGNSRPRHRHSLSVDGSSTLESIEAKKAMAPDKLAELWVVDPKRAKRIIANRQSAARSKERKARYILELERKVQTLQTEATTLSAQLSLFQRDTTGLSSENTELKLRLQVMEQQAKLRDALNDQLKKEVERLKFATGEVSPADAYNLGMAHMQYQHQPQQSYYQHHQQQTDAQNLQQMTHQFHLFQPNNNQNQNTSSRQNPPTNHQLMHHATSNAPAQSHSYSETMQEDPLGRLQGLDISSCGRGSNFGRSDTVSESSSTM